One genomic region from Streptomyces sp. NBC_00457 encodes:
- a CDS encoding response regulator transcription factor, with protein sequence MDASQQPARGRVVLADDDVLLREGLASLCERVGYDVVGQAGDAERLLELVAELRPDLAIVDIRMPPDHSTEGLKAARTIRERHPGTGILVLSAYVEVEDALELLASGRQVGYLLKSRVTVVDEFIEALERIHRGGSVVDPSLVHELFAAQRRDDPLSQLSAREREVLALMAEGRSNAGIGRRLWVTEGTVEKHVRSILGKLNLQEDTDAHRRVLAVLTFLETR encoded by the coding sequence ATGGACGCATCGCAGCAGCCCGCGCGGGGACGGGTCGTACTCGCCGACGACGACGTTCTGCTGCGCGAGGGTCTCGCCAGCCTCTGCGAGCGCGTCGGATACGACGTGGTGGGCCAGGCGGGTGACGCGGAACGGCTGCTGGAACTGGTTGCCGAGCTAAGACCCGACCTCGCGATCGTCGACATAAGAATGCCGCCGGACCACTCCACCGAGGGCCTGAAGGCGGCCCGCACGATCCGCGAGCGCCACCCCGGCACCGGCATCCTCGTGCTGTCCGCGTACGTCGAGGTCGAGGACGCCCTGGAGCTGCTGGCGAGCGGCCGGCAGGTCGGCTATCTCCTCAAGAGCCGGGTCACGGTGGTCGACGAGTTCATCGAGGCCCTGGAACGGATCCACCGGGGCGGCTCGGTCGTCGACCCTTCCTTGGTGCACGAACTGTTCGCCGCCCAGCGCCGCGACGACCCGCTCTCCCAGCTCAGCGCCCGTGAGCGCGAGGTGCTCGCCCTGATGGCCGAGGGCCGCTCCAACGCGGGCATCGGCCGCCGCCTGTGGGTCACCGAGGGCACCGTCGAGAAGCATGTGCGCAGCATCCTGGGCAAACTGAACCTTCAGGAGGACACCGACGCCCACCGCCGTGTCCTTGCGGTCCTGACCTTTCTCGAGACCCGATAG
- the uvrC gene encoding excinuclease ABC subunit UvrC — protein sequence MADPSSYRPKPGQIPDSPGVYRFRDEHRRVIYVGKAKSLRQRLANYFQDLAGLHPRTRTMVTTAASVEWTVVSTEVEALQLEYSWIKEYDPRFNVKYRDDKSYPYLAVTMNEEFPRVQVMRGHKKKGVRYFGPYGHAWAIRDTVDLLLRVFPVRTCSAGVFKNATRTGRPCLLGYIGKCSAPCVGRVSAEEHRELAEEFSDFMAGRTGTYLRRLEKQMTAAAEEMEYERAARLRDDIEALKKAMEKSAVVLADATDADLIAVAEDELEAAVQIFHVRGGRVRGQRGWVTDKVEEITTGALVEHALQQLYGEETGDAVPKEVLVPALPDPVEPVQQWLTDRRGSIVSLRIPQRGDKKALMETVQRNAQQALVLHKTKRASDLTTRSRALEEIAEALDLDSAPLRIECYDISHLQGDDVVASMVVFEDGLQRKSEYRRFQIKGFEGQDDVRSMHEVINRRFRRYLAEKEKTGEWSEEDGLVEENGRPKRFAYPPQLVVVDGGRPQVAAARRALEELGIDDIAVCGLAKRLEEVWVPDEDDPVVLPRTSEGLYLLQRVRDEAHRFAITYQRAKRAKRFRSSPLDDVPGLGETRKQALIKHFGSVKKLRSATIDQICEVPGIGRKTAETIAVAFAQAAPAAPAVNTATGEIMDDMEDGAPETTAGTPGEPVSAGTPDERRGMER from the coding sequence ATGGCCGACCCCTCCAGCTACCGCCCCAAGCCGGGGCAGATCCCCGACTCGCCCGGGGTGTACAGGTTCCGCGACGAGCACCGCCGGGTGATCTACGTCGGAAAGGCGAAGAGCCTGCGCCAGCGCCTGGCGAACTACTTCCAGGACCTGGCGGGCCTGCACCCGCGCACCCGCACCATGGTCACCACGGCCGCGTCCGTGGAGTGGACCGTGGTGTCCACGGAGGTCGAGGCCCTGCAGCTGGAGTACTCCTGGATCAAGGAGTACGACCCCCGGTTCAACGTCAAGTACCGCGACGACAAGAGCTACCCGTACCTCGCCGTGACGATGAACGAGGAGTTCCCGCGCGTGCAGGTGATGCGCGGCCACAAGAAGAAGGGCGTGCGCTACTTCGGGCCGTACGGGCACGCGTGGGCGATCCGCGACACCGTCGACCTTCTGCTGCGCGTCTTCCCGGTGCGCACCTGCTCGGCCGGCGTCTTCAAGAACGCCACCCGCACCGGCCGCCCCTGCCTGCTCGGCTACATCGGCAAGTGCTCCGCGCCCTGCGTCGGCCGGGTCTCCGCCGAGGAGCACCGCGAACTCGCCGAGGAGTTCAGCGACTTCATGGCCGGCCGCACGGGCACGTACCTGCGCCGCCTGGAGAAGCAGATGACGGCGGCGGCCGAGGAGATGGAGTACGAGCGGGCGGCCCGCCTGCGCGACGACATCGAGGCCCTGAAGAAGGCCATGGAGAAGAGCGCGGTCGTGCTCGCCGACGCGACCGACGCCGACCTCATCGCGGTCGCCGAGGACGAGCTGGAAGCGGCCGTGCAGATCTTCCACGTCCGCGGCGGACGCGTGCGCGGCCAGCGCGGCTGGGTGACCGACAAGGTCGAGGAGATCACCACCGGCGCCCTGGTGGAACACGCCCTCCAGCAGCTCTACGGGGAGGAGACGGGCGACGCGGTCCCCAAGGAGGTCCTCGTCCCGGCGCTGCCCGACCCGGTCGAACCCGTCCAGCAGTGGCTCACCGACCGCCGCGGCTCGATCGTCTCCCTGCGCATCCCGCAGCGCGGCGACAAGAAGGCCCTCATGGAGACGGTGCAGCGCAACGCCCAGCAGGCCCTCGTCCTGCACAAGACCAAGCGCGCCTCCGACCTCACCACCCGCTCGCGCGCCCTGGAGGAGATCGCCGAGGCTCTCGACCTGGACAGCGCCCCCCTGCGCATCGAGTGCTACGACATCTCGCACCTCCAGGGAGACGACGTCGTGGCCTCCATGGTCGTCTTCGAGGACGGCCTCCAGCGCAAGAGCGAGTACCGGCGCTTCCAGATCAAGGGCTTCGAGGGCCAGGACGACGTCCGCTCCATGCACGAGGTGATCAACCGCCGCTTCAGGCGGTACCTCGCCGAGAAGGAGAAGACGGGGGAGTGGAGCGAGGAGGACGGCCTCGTCGAGGAGAACGGACGGCCCAAGCGCTTCGCCTACCCGCCGCAACTCGTCGTCGTCGACGGTGGCCGGCCGCAGGTCGCTGCCGCCCGGCGGGCCCTGGAGGAGCTGGGCATCGACGACATCGCCGTGTGCGGGCTGGCCAAGCGCCTGGAGGAGGTCTGGGTGCCGGACGAGGACGACCCCGTCGTGCTGCCCCGCACCAGCGAGGGTCTCTATCTGCTCCAGCGGGTCCGCGACGAGGCCCACCGTTTCGCGATCACCTATCAGCGCGCCAAGCGTGCCAAGCGCTTCCGGTCGAGTCCCCTGGACGATGTGCCGGGACTCGGCGAGACCCGCAAGCAGGCACTGATCAAACACTTCGGGTCCGTGAAAAAGCTGCGATCCGCGACAATTGACCAGATCTGTGAGGTTCCGGGCATAGGTCGTAAGACGGCCGAGACCATTGCCGTGGCCTTCGCCCAGGCGGCCCCGGCGGCACCCGCCGTGAACACGGCGACCGGAGAGATCATGGACGACATGGAAGACGGGGCGCCCGAGACGACGGCGGGCACCCCGGGGGAGCCCGTGTCCGCGGGCACCCCGGACGAGCGACGGGGGATGGAGAGATGA
- the rapZ gene encoding RNase adapter RapZ: MSEQDKQPTGQEDQSDGEQVTTGSDTAGAPETAIPELVIISGMSGAGRSTAAKCLEDLGWFVVDNLPPALIPTMVELGARSQGNVARIAVVVDVRGRRFFDNLRESLADLAAKHVTRRIVFLESSDDALVRRFESVRRPHPLQGDGRIVDGIAAERELLRELRGDADLVIDTSSLNVHELRAKMDAQFAGDEEPELRATVMSFGFKYGLPVDADLVADMRFLPNPHWVPELRPYTGTHEEVAAYVFNQPGAKEFLDRYAELLRLIAAGYRREGKRYVTIAIGCTGGKHRSVAMSEKLAARLAAEGVETVVVHRDMGRE; encoded by the coding sequence ATGAGCGAGCAGGACAAGCAACCCACAGGCCAGGAAGACCAGAGCGACGGAGAACAGGTGACTACGGGCAGCGACACCGCCGGGGCCCCCGAGACGGCCATCCCCGAGCTGGTGATCATCTCCGGCATGTCCGGGGCCGGCCGCTCGACAGCAGCCAAGTGTCTGGAAGACCTCGGCTGGTTCGTCGTCGACAACCTCCCACCCGCGCTGATCCCCACCATGGTGGAGCTCGGCGCCCGCTCCCAGGGCAACGTCGCCCGGATCGCGGTCGTCGTCGACGTCCGCGGCCGGCGCTTCTTCGACAACCTCCGCGAGTCCCTCGCCGACCTCGCGGCCAAGCACGTCACACGCCGGATCGTCTTTCTGGAGTCCTCCGACGACGCCCTGGTCCGCCGCTTCGAGTCGGTGCGCCGCCCGCACCCCCTGCAGGGCGACGGCCGCATCGTCGACGGCATCGCCGCCGAGCGTGAGCTGCTGCGTGAGCTGCGCGGCGACGCCGACCTGGTGATCGACACCTCCAGCCTCAACGTGCACGAGCTGCGCGCCAAGATGGACGCCCAGTTCGCCGGCGACGAGGAGCCCGAGCTGCGGGCCACCGTCATGTCCTTCGGCTTCAAGTACGGCCTTCCCGTCGATGCCGACCTGGTCGCGGACATGCGCTTCCTGCCCAACCCGCACTGGGTCCCGGAGCTGCGCCCGTACACCGGCACCCACGAGGAGGTCGCCGCGTACGTCTTCAACCAGCCCGGCGCCAAGGAGTTCCTCGACCGGTACGCCGAACTGCTGCGGCTGATCGCCGCCGGGTACCGCCGTGAGGGCAAGCGCTATGTGACCATCGCCATCGGCTGCACCGGCGGCAAGCACCGCTCGGTCGCCATGTCGGAGAAGCTCGCCGCGCGGCTCGCGGCCGAGGGTGTGGAGACGGTGGTCGTGCACCGGGACATGGGACGGGAATGA
- a CDS encoding gluconeogenesis factor YvcK family protein — MTGRTPRLSRLRRAVPEARAGRPAEARGGRARRRGTQPKVVALGGGMGLSASLAALRRITGDLTAVVTVADDGGSSGRLRDELGVLPPGDLRKALAALCGDDDWGQTWSRVIQYRFQSQGDLHDHAVGNLLIVALWEQLGDHVQALDLVGKLLGAHGRVLPMSAVPLELQALVKGHDPDRPEEVDTVRGQATVALTPGEVQSVHLVPHDPPAVPEAVEAVLDADWVVLGPGSWFSSVIPHLLVPELLDALTQTKARRVLSLNLAPQPGETEGFSPQRHLEVLGRHAPKLALDVVLADEAAVPDRAVLTEAAKRLGAAVELAPVARRDGSPRHDPELLAAAYDRIFRMHGRIGPWR; from the coding sequence ATGACAGGACGTACACCGCGGCTGAGCAGGCTGCGCCGGGCCGTGCCCGAGGCCCGGGCCGGCCGGCCCGCCGAGGCCCGCGGCGGCCGTGCACGCCGCCGCGGCACACAGCCCAAGGTCGTCGCCCTCGGCGGCGGCATGGGCCTGTCCGCCTCGCTCGCCGCACTGCGCCGGATCACCGGCGACCTCACCGCCGTCGTCACGGTGGCCGACGACGGCGGTTCCAGCGGGCGCCTGCGCGATGAGCTGGGCGTGCTGCCGCCCGGCGACCTGCGCAAGGCGCTGGCCGCGCTCTGCGGCGACGACGACTGGGGCCAGACCTGGTCCCGCGTCATCCAGTACCGCTTCCAGTCCCAGGGCGACCTGCACGACCACGCGGTCGGCAATCTGCTGATCGTCGCCCTGTGGGAGCAGCTCGGCGACCATGTCCAGGCCCTGGACCTGGTCGGCAAGCTGCTGGGCGCGCACGGCCGCGTGCTGCCCATGTCCGCGGTACCGCTGGAGCTCCAGGCCCTGGTCAAGGGCCACGACCCGGACCGGCCCGAGGAGGTCGACACCGTCCGCGGCCAGGCCACCGTCGCGCTCACCCCCGGCGAGGTGCAGTCCGTGCACCTCGTACCGCACGACCCGCCCGCCGTCCCCGAGGCCGTCGAGGCGGTCCTCGACGCGGACTGGGTGGTGCTCGGCCCCGGCTCCTGGTTCTCCTCGGTCATCCCGCATCTGCTCGTGCCCGAGCTGCTGGACGCCCTCACGCAGACGAAGGCACGCCGGGTACTCTCCCTGAACCTCGCGCCGCAGCCCGGAGAAACCGAGGGCTTCTCCCCGCAGCGTCATTTGGAGGTTTTGGGACGACACGCCCCTAAACTCGCCCTGGACGTGGTGCTGGCCGACGAGGCCGCCGTGCCCGACCGCGCTGTACTCACCGAGGCCGCCAAGCGGCTCGGTGCGGCGGTCGAGCTGGCGCCGGTGGCCCGGAGGGACGGCAGCCCCAGGCATGACCCGGAGCTGCTGGCCGCCGCGTACGACCGTATTTTTCGGATGCATGGAAGGATCGGCCCATGGCGATGA
- the whiA gene encoding DNA-binding protein WhiA, whose protein sequence is MAMTAAVKDEISRLPVTRTCCRKAEVSAVLRFAGGLHLVSGRIVIEAELDTAMAARRLKRDILEIFGHSSELIVMAPGGLRRGSRYVVRVVAGGDQLARQTGLVDGRGRPIRGLPPQVVSGATCDAEAAWRGAFLAHGSLTEPGRSSSLEVTCPGPEAALALVGAARRLSIAAKAREVRGVDRVVVRDGDAIGALLTRLGAHESVLAWEERRMRREVRATANRLANFDDANLRRSARAAVAAGARVQRALEILADDVPEHLAAAGRLRMEHKQASLEELGALADPPLTKDAVAGRIRRLLAMADKRAQDLGIPGTESSLTEEMADAG, encoded by the coding sequence ATGGCGATGACGGCAGCGGTGAAGGATGAGATCTCCCGGCTCCCCGTCACCCGGACCTGCTGCAGGAAGGCGGAGGTCTCCGCCGTTCTGCGGTTCGCCGGCGGCCTCCATCTGGTGAGCGGGCGCATCGTGATCGAGGCGGAGCTGGACACCGCGATGGCGGCTCGCCGGCTTAAACGGGACATCCTGGAGATCTTCGGCCACAGCTCCGAGCTGATCGTGATGGCACCCGGCGGGCTGCGCCGCGGTTCGCGCTACGTCGTGCGGGTCGTCGCCGGCGGTGACCAGCTGGCCCGGCAGACCGGCCTGGTCGACGGCCGTGGCCGCCCGATCCGCGGCCTGCCCCCGCAGGTGGTCTCGGGGGCCACCTGCGATGCCGAAGCGGCCTGGCGCGGCGCCTTCCTGGCCCATGGCTCGCTGACCGAGCCCGGCCGCTCGTCCTCCCTGGAGGTGACCTGCCCGGGTCCCGAGGCCGCGCTCGCCCTCGTCGGCGCCGCCCGCCGTCTGTCGATCGCCGCCAAGGCCCGTGAGGTACGCGGCGTCGACCGGGTCGTCGTCCGCGACGGAGACGCCATCGGCGCCCTGCTGACCCGGCTCGGCGCCCATGAGTCGGTGCTGGCCTGGGAGGAGCGCCGGATGCGCCGCGAGGTCCGGGCCACGGCGAACCGGCTCGCCAACTTCGACGACGCCAACCTGCGCCGCTCCGCACGCGCGGCCGTCGCCGCCGGCGCCCGCGTCCAGCGCGCCCTGGAGATCCTCGCCGACGACGTGCCCGAGCATCTCGCGGCGGCAGGCCGACTGCGCATGGAGCACAAGCAGGCCTCCCTCGAGGAACTCGGCGCGCTCGCCGACCCCCCGCTGACCAAGGACGCCGTGGCGGGCCGTATCCGCCGACTGCTCGCGATGGCCGACAAGCGGGCCCAGGACCTCGGCATCCCGGGCACGGAGTCCAGCCTCACCGAGGAGATGGCCGACGCCGGCTGA